One Haliaeetus albicilla chromosome 11, bHalAlb1.1, whole genome shotgun sequence genomic window carries:
- the TMEM254 gene encoding transmembrane protein 254 codes for MTTMATATTGAERLRDGSCHFQRSRLIWMIAITFGMILLGWVTLWPSTIPYSYLGIFGTFLNYLVENHHKWVCYGFWVSWLIHVVEAFYGVKLCQSKGITDPSIQFQWFIQTLLFGYASFGLLVSYKPSAKKHY; via the exons ATGACGACGATGGCGACGGCGACGACGGGCGCGGAGCGGCTCCGCGATGGCAGCTGCCACTTCCAGCGCTCCCGGCTCATCTGGATGATCGCCATCACCTTCGGCATGATCCTCCTCGGC tgggtaACACTTTGGCCTTCAACTATACCTTATAGTTATTTGGGAATATTTGGTACCTTCCTTAATTATTTAGTGGAAAACCACCACAAATGGGTATGCTACGG gtTCTGGGTATCCTGGTTGATTCACGTAGTAGAAGCCTTCTATGGTGTTAAGTTATGCCA ATCTAAAGGAATCACTGATCCGTCAATTCAGTTTCAATGGTTCATTCAGACACTGTTATTTGGATATGCTTCCTTTGGTCTTCTGGTGTCTTACAAACCTTCAGCCAAGAAGCACTACTAG